A genomic stretch from Candidatus Latescibacterota bacterium includes:
- a CDS encoding M48 family metallopeptidase, with the protein MAEQITLTDIVIDVVLKRVKRVRLSIHPPTGRVRISAPSHMSMESIRVFAISKLDWIKKHQKNIRAQDRVTRRDFVDRESHYVWGKRYLMQVIVYRPPLELDR; encoded by the coding sequence ATGGCAGAACAGATCACATTGACCGACATTGTGATAGATGTGGTTCTGAAGAGGGTTAAGAGAGTTCGTCTCAGTATCCATCCTCCGACAGGCCGTGTGCGTATCTCGGCCCCATCGCATATGAGCATGGAGAGTATCCGCGTATTCGCCATCTCCAAGCTTGACTGGATCAAAAAGCATCAGAAGAATATACGGGCGCAGGATCGCGTGACGCGGCGGGACTTTGTCGACCGCGAGAGCCACTATGTCTGGGGCAAACGATACCTGATGCAGGTGATCGTATACCGTCCCCCTTTGGAACTGGACAGATGA
- a CDS encoding TIR domain-containing protein: MRSELFISYARENENSALKLKSDLENIGFSVWIDVEKSYGKKDWPLYVARGLREVDTIIALVSRDFVHNGRYAKYEINEALRIIEKKHAGGQIIRGQLDDSDPTQPQLKKIAPIMLYPDWHIGVMRMAEIIKLNKGEIDKDSPPLSQEYDTEEPPGNVNIISMLKRTMENIDYYAKRRDIKLILKNHKDSMFSLSDGYDQALSLSFMNIFHNAIKYTFKVAKSIYSTVVINPFRKKGCVQIEIENVGLPIEDFEVRRIFQKGYRGSQAAMFDKSGLGIGLFNTKQIVEKHSGKIAIGSMPLKRNIGKSDEFTPWLTKVIIELPVI; encoded by the coding sequence ATGAGAAGCGAGCTTTTTATCTCGTACGCAAGAGAAAATGAAAATAGTGCACTAAAACTCAAATCAGATCTGGAAAATATAGGATTTTCAGTTTGGATTGACGTAGAAAAGTCATATGGCAAGAAAGATTGGCCTTTATATGTTGCAAGGGGACTGAGGGAGGTTGATACAATAATTGCTCTTGTTTCAAGAGACTTTGTTCATAATGGCAGATACGCAAAATATGAAATTAACGAGGCCTTAAGAATTATAGAAAAGAAACATGCAGGAGGGCAAATAATTCGCGGACAACTGGACGATTCTGATCCCACACAACCCCAACTCAAGAAAATTGCACCCATAATGCTATATCCGGATTGGCATATTGGTGTAATGAGGATGGCGGAGATAATAAAACTAAATAAAGGAGAAATTGACAAAGATTCCCCCCCTTTATCACAAGAATACGATACCGAAGAGCCACCAGGAAATGTAAATATAATAAGTATGTTGAAGAGAACAATGGAAAATATTGATTACTATGCAAAGCGGCGAGATATTAAACTAATACTTAAAAACCATAAGGATTCGATGTTTTCCTTATCGGATGGATACGATCAAGCGCTTTCTTTATCATTTATGAACATATTCCATAATGCAATAAAGTATACCTTCAAAGTGGCAAAAAGCATATATTCTACAGTGGTTATAAATCCATTTAGAAAGAAAGGATGCGTACAAATAGAAATTGAAAATGTGGGCCTTCCTATTGAAGATTTTGAAGTTAGGCGCATCTTCCAAAAAGGGTACAGGGGTAGTCAAGCTGCGATGTTTGACAAATCCGGATTAGGCATAGGATTATTTAACACAAAACAGATAGTCGAAAAGCATTCAGGAAAAATAGCCATCGGCAGCATGCCTTTAAAAAGAAATATTGGCAAATCTGACGAATTCACGCCTTGGTTAACAAAAGTAATAATAGAATTACCTGTGATATGA